The following nucleotide sequence is from Bacteroidota bacterium.
CAGCAAGACCTGCAACATTTCAATTTAAAGATATAACCAAAGCGGATTACTATATCAAGCGGGTTGGAGGAATAATAGAACCGACAGTTTCGATGCTAATGAGTGCGGTGAACGATTCAAGCACAATCTTTGTCGCTTATAAAGACAGTACACCAGCGCGAAGCAATGATACTATTTTTGTTCGCTTCCAGACTCTTGATCGATTTTACAGTAAATGGAGCTCCATCGTTGTCTTTTCTAACCCATGGATTGGCGTTAAAGATATTACTAGCGAATTACCCATGAACTACTATCTTGCTCAAAACTACCCCAATCCCTTCAATCCATCAACAACAATAAAGTACGCTTTGCCACAGGCATCGCATGTAAGCTTGAGTGTTTTTAATACGATCGGTCAAAGAGTGGCGTTGCTTGTGGATGGAAAGCAAGAGGCTGGGTATCACGAGGTGAACTTCAGCGCAGCTAGTTTACCAAGCGGAGTTTACTTCTATCGTTTGCAAGCTGGGGGATATGTTGAAACAAAGAAATTAATTTTACTAAAATAGTATCAAATGACCAGCGGACAGAATTGGTGTTAATTATTGGGGATATTATTTAACTAAATCACACGATGGACCTGTCTCAGATGAGGCTTGCAACATCACTAACTCGTGCGGAATTGGTTGATAAAGGTAAAATTATAAAGGGTCTTCGCGTACTCGAGTGGGTCATTTTATATCTCCTTGAGCATGCAAGTA
It contains:
- a CDS encoding T9SS type A sorting domain-containing protein; amino-acid sequence: MKTILIILMLFCIGATSAIAQYNRNQQIVAGEYFINTDPGQGNGTSITGTYNLWEVTINVSGLIVPVGSRLYVRFKSSNNTWSAPRCIVPKENFTNSGASLVYGEYFINTDPGSGNGTPVAIEPGGTMNLYNLPLQRGDKVYFRVKDSYNRWSPARPATFQFKDITKADYYIKRVGGIIEPTVSMLMSAVNDSSTIFVAYKDSTPARSNDTIFVRFQTLDRFYSKWSSIVVFSNPWIGVKDITSELPMNYYLAQNYPNPFNPSTTIKYALPQASHVSLSVFNTIGQRVALLVDGKQEAGYHEVNFSAASLPSGVYFYRLQAGGYVETKKLILLK